Part of the Henckelia pumila isolate YLH828 chromosome 2, ASM3356847v2, whole genome shotgun sequence genome is shown below.
CTGCAAACCACCAAAGAAGTTAAGACTAATATAAGACAGCATGACTAGGCTACATGACAGAAATTGAAAATGTTTGACTATTCAAATTTATATACACGATCCAATCATTCATTTTACTCAAGATGTGAACCAGGAAATTGACGTGAATATGTCGGGGGAATTGGTCGAAATTTTATTGGTTCATCATAAATACTAGAATTTGCTGCTTAAACCCCAAAATTTGCATACCCAGCATATCTTCAACTTGTTCCAACACTGCTATACAAAGTTCCTAAACGAATATATCTAACACAATTTAAACAAAGTGCCCAAAAGATGATGAATAAACAAAACAAAGAATTCTAGATGCATTTCCAAAATTCAACACCAGGTATTCTACCTGGTCTGCAACGCCTATTGTCCTCTACAAGTACAATAACAAGAACAGAACTGTAATCTACAGCTCAATCGTGGGAAGTGAATTTATACCATAGCATCCTTGCTTGTTGAATCGTTTGCCACTGGGCTCTTCTGTCTGGACAAGCTTCCAGCATTAATAATTTGTCCAGAACTTCTCCTTCTAGTAGGATCTGCTGAAGAAGTGGTGGCACCTTGCCTCCCCTCCTCCTCACCTACAGCAAAGTTAGAAAGATAAAAAGTTTTACTCAAATGTGTGCTAGAAAGAAACTACCCATGATGGATGCAACATAAAGGCATATACCAAGAGAAAGGTTAATAATAAACAATATGCAGAGAGGGTAAATTGTTTCGATCTTAAACTGTCTAAGACCAATCAATCCATCACAATGATTGAAGTAAAAGAAAGATGACAAAAGGACAAATCCAAGTATATAAACCTAGGTGACGTTCGACATTGGGAATTGCAGGGGGGAGTCCAAAGCTCGTTCCAGCACTTGGCCCCTGAAACAAGAATACATAAAAagataataaaatgtaaatcaTGACTCAATGAAATTGCAGCCTCTTTCACTTACAAGAGCTCGGGATGGAGGAGCAGCCATCTGTGACTGCTGATACTTCAAGATAGTCCAATCAAAAACATAATCAAATTGAAAACCTGCAAAAATAAAAGGGAATAGTAACCTAATATCTATCAGCTTTCTCAGTAGTACAACTGGAAACATAAAAAGAGTAGATGAGTAAAGGTAAACTTTTTTAAGAGAAGATATTCTGACCTTCACGAATGAAAAGATCACGGAATATTCTCTTCAGATATGCATAATCAGGTTTGTCCTCAAAACGCAGTGCACGGCAATAATGAAAATAAGATGCAAACTCAGTTGGATAACCCCTGCAAAGCGACTGGACAAAAGTAACTCAATCATTAAACCAGCATATAACTATTACAGAGAACATCCAACTATAACATTCATAGTAAGTTACCTCAATAGAAGTTGAAACCTTTTTCTCGCTAATTTTCTCATACTTCTGTTTCTTAGTGCCTGCTTTTAATCCCTGCCAAGGAAGACTACGCAGTACATATGTCATGGAACAGCTCAGTGCAATTTAAGAACCAAGATGCTGACGATTTTAAGTAATACTTACGTTCCTCTCAAAAAGTACATAAGGACATATCCAAGTGATTCCAAATCATCTCTCCTGCTTTGCTCTAAGAGCACATTTAACAAAAATTCAACAAGTGGGAAATTTGAATATCAAGATTTATGAATCGAATATCTAAAGGAAGGGTAGACAACAAACACTTGCCAATGCCCAGGTGAGTATTCATGCTGGCGTATCGTGCAGTTCCAGTTAAGTTTTTGTTCTCCCTGCAGTGAAGATGGATGTAACTCAAAAAAAGATTAAGAAACAACCACATATTTCAAAGTTACTGATCTCAGACAGCAATATCCAGCATAGAATTGTGTGTGAAATGATTTACAAATGAAAACTGATAAGCAAACGAGTTGATttgcataaaaaaatttcattaagTATCTATTTTCTAGATTGGCATCAGAATACATTTTTGTGTCATGATTGGTATCTTTGGTCGATAAGCCACTGAAAGAGGGAAAAAATTTATCACTGAAAAGCACTTGTGGTAACAAATTTGGCTACGTAATGTTCACTTTGCACAGTTTCGGTATAATTTCTAGGTATAAAAAATGTCAGGATACAAATTGGTAATTAGCATACAACATTCAAGGGCCAACAAATCATGTAGGACCATGGAGGCTGGAGCTAGGTGCCTCAAGATATCTCAAAGAGCTAAAAATCCTATAAACCAACTTAACACAATGTAAAAGTGAAAACAGGAAAGGAATATCAAGCTTTTCAAATTTGCGGCACAAATGCAACAAGTGGCACATAGTTACCGACAAAAAGTAACTGATTTTCATCTCACCTGTAAGGAATATGTTGGTGGGTTGAACTGTCTCTGTATTTCTTAGCCAGACCAAAATCAATGACGTATACCTACCATCATTGTCAAATTAGCAAAATACATCAGATATATGTTCTAACAGAAATTCCAAATAAATGAAGAACAGCAGCAAGCAGTGACCTGATTTGCTCGTCGTCCCAACCCCATGAGGAAATTATCTGGTTTGATATCCCGATGTAGGAATGACTTAGAATGGACAAACTCAACACGATTGATCTGACATTAATATTTGACATACTTATTACAACAATGTCAGGAATCTGTATCAAAACACAGCTAAAAATCTTAATTATTCATAAAACTAGTAATGTGGTCCAAAACAACATATAGTAAAGGATTAACCATTTGATCTGCAAGCATGAGAACAGTCTTCAGAGAAAGTTTCCTACTACAAAAATTGAATAGATCCTCCAGGCTGGGTCCAAGCAAGTCCATAACTAAAACATTGTAATCACCTTCCACGCCAAACCATTTTACATTTGGTATCCCAGCTGAAAGTTGATGAAAGTCATGGAGTTAGAACCGTCAAATGTCTTAACGAGAAAATTCCATGAGTCAATCAACAATGATAAGAAAATTCTTAATAAAGCATTACTTCCGCCCTGTAGAATCCTGTACAGCTTTGACTCATAGAGCAATTGAGGATGTTTTGTCTTTACATTTTCCTGCAGATGTCAGAAAACAGATCTCAGTCAAAAAGAGAATGATTTCAAGCTAATCCTTACaaccaaataataaaaataaaaagaaaaacaagTGGGAAAAAAGGACCAACAAATGTAAACGGTTCTCTTAAGAACAAATAGTTGGAAGCTTGGAATCACATTTTATTCGTTAATTCTCGACCAATCACCAGTCAACACTAGCTTTGCATATCCCATTTCTGCCATAACTCTTGCCAGCATGTCCATAAATTAATGATCatagattttaaatttttaagagaCATCTTGTCTTTTCCCCTGTGGATCAGtttcatgttcaaaagaaaTGTATAGATTATAGCAATAGAAAAGCATGTTGTTTGCAATGCTATCATGGCTCTGGCATCACTGGATAATACTATCAAGTGTCCTTAAACAGAAATTGTTGAATTACTACTCATGAAAAGAACTAAGTAGTACTTTTCATGCTAGGCCATCAACATATAAACTCTTAATGAGACAATAAACAGTTTGTTCAACTCAGGAGTTAACCTATATGCTTTTTTAGAATTTGTAGCATAACacatatttatttcttttgggaAAGATGGTATGACATGTAATTTTTAAAGGAAAAAACTACTGCACCTGCAGAAAATTATCTATGGGTAGATAAATTCTAGCAAGTTTCAAATAGAGCGGGGACGCTGGATACGAAAGTTGGTGGATCTATATGAATATCAATATGTATATTTGGAATTTGGGATCAAGGGTATGTTTTTATATTAGATATAACCAATTTGATTAAAAACTCCCAAGGGCTCAAATCAAACTAGAGTCCGGTAGAAAACAGAATGACCGTGTACAATAATTCTGGAACTCATAACACAGAGAAAATTGTACTAAGCCCAACTAAATTCTTGAATAATATGAATCACAAACCACACGCCATTCCAGAGCGCAATTTTCTTTTCCACTCCAAAGTATGTACATGGGTATGTATTACACAGTAACTTGATGTATTGTGCCATGACACCCGgggaaaaacaaaaaatttactcagaaaaaatattattaagcaTATATGACAGTTTTCAGGACACAATTGCCAAAAGAATGACAGAGATCTCAATAATCATATATTTTCCCGCTCAATTTTAGAGAATTAACTTCATAGGAAATGTATGTATCTCAGATTCCAAAGGAAAAACACCAAGGAAACCATTAAATAAATGAGAGCCGGGAAAAGTTTTCTGAAAGTGTCCTTGAAAATATAATCTTAATGTCATTACATGTTATGATATCTATAGCGTTTTAGAATTGCACAAGAAATTAAGCAGAGTATGAATTGCACAAGCAATTAACACCAAGATTCCAAACTCACCAAAGCTTTTgccttaacaaaaataaatacatttcGACTCAAGAATTCTAAGAACTCACAAGCTTAATTGCCACCTCTTCATTAGTCTGAAAATTCGTCCCTGCATCAAACATAGAAACAATCAATCAAGAACGAGCGAAAGAAAGAAACTTCTGAAAACAAAATCGCAGAAACTGCACCTAGGTATATCTCCCCAAAAGATCCGCTGCCTATTTTCCGACCGAGTCGATACTTATTCCCCACTCGCGGCTCCATGATCGAGAACCCTAATTTTGAAGTTTTCCTCCAGCTACAAGAAACTCATTCGCAATCTGACTTCTGATCGACCCATTAGAGAAGGTACCGAAGATTTTCGGACTCCTTTTTCGAATTGTAACAATTAAACAAGCTGAAAACAAATTATTGGTTTGTTCCTCATCACTGCCATAACTAGGGTTAGGTTTCAAGCCGGTGAGGGGAAAGAAATGGAAGAAAGCACCTACTGtgtgttgtgtgtgtgtgaggaAGTTTTCTTTCTAGCTTCGATCCAAAAAGAAAATTCCGCGTGCATGTCACGCGTTTTAAACATGCGTGTAATTCAAGTTTCGATTCACGAGTCACGTGTTGTCTTTGTCCAACCTGGCGAAACTCGATATGTCACGTGacgattttttaatttaaggtccgtaaatatatatatatatatatatatatatatatataagagttTTTTGATCACATGAGCAACCACCATTGGCAACTATGTTAGCAACAGCTAACGTGACAATCACTAATTGGATGTACAATGTGTCACGTCAACTGTTGCTTATGGTTGTTACTCATGTGATCAaaactctctctatatatatatatatagaactactcatttcaataatatatatttatatgaacTTATTATAACTTTATATGATATGGCTTTTACAATTACATTTGTAATTATCTTGAAATtatttctttcaaaatttttttacttgTTTGTGTTTATATACCTTTTGTAATATATCTTAATACATAGTTTATAAGATATATGTATAAATTTAACATGATTAATGATAAACTATACATTTTTTTTCTAGTTGAGAATGAGAGATTGTTAGTATCACATGAGCTAtaaatcattattatttttagatacTCATTAGTTTTATTTTGAGTTGATCATATTAATGAGTTTGgcataaaattttcaaagacTAAGTATAGACACTACAGCATATGAACCGGTCAAACGAGATAAAAACCAAAGAATAACCTGGATTGTCAttattcttctcttctttttttttttttgaagtaaaTGATGGATAATATAAGCACTTTCTTTTAAGATGAAAGAAAGTTtgctcaaaaaataaataaatcaatcaataaTGAATAAAAACCTACACCCCAACTAATATACACAGCCAAAACTTCAGGAAAAACAAAGATTTGGCATGAATTTGAACCATATACAATTGTAACACGAGATCCAAACTGCCGCTTCATGTAAGTTAGCTGCATGATCAATAGGAAGGGGTTCTTGGACTTGGAAGTCCCATATACGCCACCCTCGGAGACAGTCGAACCTTAGGACTTGGCCGGGGAGAAGGGATTGGACCATAGTCGTTGATTGGAGGTCCATATGCCACTCGGGGCGAAAGGTTAACTTTTTCAAGGGCACGGAATTGTAACTCTGCAGGGTACTCTCGAACACATCCGATACGAGGTCCAGTTCCCGTGCTCCATTTGAAGGACATACGCTTGGCCAAGTTGTAGGCCGGCTTATCCTTGTTATCCACGGATGTGATTTCTTGTTCTTTCTTTGGACTCTCCTTATTCATGGTGATAGCCTCCGCAGAAACTTGTCTTGGCATCGAGTCTTCGTATGGATCCTTCCCGAGAGGAGGACGATCATCATCCATTGCACATCTCTGAAGACAATCGAGGGTGAGGATTTCATTTTCCAGATTAAAATTGTTGATGAAATCAAGAAAACGAGACTACAAGCTCAGTCAACTTTCAGTTACCTTTACGTTTACAAGGTCGACATTGTGTTCCTTGAGGAAGCTTATGAATTCTTGAAAATTCTCTTCTGTGGGGAGATAATGTCCACTGTATGGCCAAATAGCCTGTTGGATCGACAAAAATGATCAGATTCGCGCACCAAATTATATTGTATCCCGTTCATGATATGGTAAAATCTTGTGCAATCTTGAAATGTTATTAATTTACCTCCAGAATACCATCATGTGCAACCAATCTTCCGGCCGCTGTAATGGCTCCACCAGCCAGGAAACTCGAATGCTGGAACAACCCTTTTTTCTTCTGCCCCACGTACAAAGTTCTTGTGGTGCTAAGAACAAATATCCATTTCGACCCCTCAATGGTGTCGATCAATGCACCACTTTCTTTATTCACAAGTTTCCCGTATTCAACCACGACCTCGTATGATTCTCTTTCTTTCTGGAAAGTCGAGAATTGAAGTACAAATCAATTAAGCAGCCCTTTTATACTATGCAAAGCACACACCAAATATGGTTTGAAACTTACTGGTCCAAGATATTTGATGCATTGACGCTGCAAATTGGTCCTTGAGCACTTCTCTAGATTTACTTCTTTTCCATCTCCAACATCCAACCTTCACGTCACATCTCAAATGTTAATTGAGGGATTCAAACAGAAATCTCGTACGTACCTTGCAACAAAGGTAAATTTTTTATCAAACGAGTACTTACCAGTAGAAGAA
Proteins encoded:
- the LOC140885168 gene encoding casein kinase 1-like protein 1; amino-acid sequence: MEPRVGNKYRLGRKIGSGSFGEIYLGTNFQTNEEVAIKLENVKTKHPQLLYESKLYRILQGGTGIPNVKWFGVEGDYNVLVMDLLGPSLEDLFNFCSRKLSLKTVLMLADQMINRVEFVHSKSFLHRDIKPDNFLMGLGRRANQVYVIDFGLAKKYRDSSTHQHIPYRENKNLTGTARYASMNTHLGIEQSRRDDLESLGYVLMYFLRGTLPWQGLKAGTKKQKYEKISEKKVSTSIESLCRGYPTEFASYFHYCRALRFEDKPDYAYLKRIFRDLFIREGFQFDYVFDWTILKYQQSQMAAPPSRALGPSAGTSFGLPPAIPNVERHLGEEEGRQGATTSSADPTRRRSSGQIINAGSLSRQKSPVANDSTSKDAMLSSSTFFGRSSGSLRRGAVSGNRDTFTMGNESDPPRARTPETSTATVNKISIGQRSSPLVMPSEPKYASYGRSNYDSAIKGMESLRFEDEGRDDDDDRNHH
- the LOC140877428 gene encoding IQ domain-containing protein IQM1-like, with protein sequence MTLRANSFGKADSVAFTMAKGCNKMIRKNSIKLKNCEPANLVLETSLSFKDLVQDIRKTGSDYVNLESSTQNIVTAASVPEPTIMFSPRPVSELDAAAVKLQKVYKSYRTRRNLADCAVVVEELWWKALDFAALKRSSVSFFNVEKPETAVSRWARAGTRAAKVGKGLSKDEKAQKLALQHWLEAIDPRHRYGHNLHLYYDVWFQSESVQPFFYWLDVGDGKEVNLEKCSRTNLQRQCIKYLGPKERESYEVVVEYGKLVNKESGALIDTIEGSKWIFVLSTTRTLYVGQKKKGLFQHSSFLAGGAITAAGRLVAHDGILEAIWPYSGHYLPTEENFQEFISFLKEHNVDLVNVKRCAMDDDRPPLGKDPYEDSMPRQVSAEAITMNKESPKKEQEITSVDNKDKPAYNLAKRMSFKWSTGTGPRIGCVREYPAELQFRALEKVNLSPRVAYGPPINDYGPIPSPRPSPKVRLSPRVAYMGLPSPRTPSY